The Paenibacillus sophorae genome has a segment encoding these proteins:
- a CDS encoding carbohydrate ABC transporter permease: MKKHIAGQAAVYLILIVAAIFALYPVVYSFFLSVMKPEEASAFPPSIIPHSFNPANFIDVFGIVPIAAFIGNTFLVSGIVMVGQLITASLAAYAFAKMDFKGKGFIFSLFVASMMVPWEVTMIPNYLTVRSLNWLDTYQGLTVPFLATAFGTFLLRQFFLQLPKELFEAARMDGCGHIRYFLLHVLPLSRPAIGTLAVYSFLNTYNSYLWPLLITNSEMMRTVQIGISMLEFQESTSWNLVFAGITLVILPSLLLLVFGLKQLVRGMAAGALKG, encoded by the coding sequence ATGAAAAAGCATATTGCTGGACAAGCCGCGGTCTATCTCATCCTTATCGTGGCTGCCATATTCGCGCTGTATCCGGTTGTGTACAGCTTCTTTCTGTCCGTGATGAAGCCGGAGGAAGCGAGTGCTTTTCCGCCGTCAATCATTCCGCATTCGTTCAATCCGGCAAATTTCATCGACGTATTCGGAATCGTGCCGATAGCGGCCTTCATCGGAAATACGTTTCTCGTATCGGGCATCGTTATGGTCGGCCAGCTCATTACAGCAAGCCTTGCGGCTTACGCATTTGCCAAAATGGACTTCAAAGGCAAGGGCTTCATTTTCAGCCTGTTTGTCGCTTCGATGATGGTTCCCTGGGAAGTGACAATGATCCCGAATTATTTGACGGTCCGCAGCCTGAACTGGCTCGATACCTATCAGGGCCTGACGGTTCCTTTTCTGGCGACGGCGTTCGGCACCTTCCTGCTGCGCCAGTTCTTCCTCCAACTGCCGAAGGAGCTGTTCGAAGCGGCGAGGATGGATGGCTGCGGGCATATCCGCTATTTTCTGCTGCATGTGCTGCCGCTGTCCCGGCCTGCAATCGGGACCTTGGCCGTCTATTCCTTTTTAAATACGTATAACTCCTATCTGTGGCCGCTGCTGATTACGAACAGTGAAATGATGCGGACGGTGCAGATCGGCATTTCCATGCTGGAATTTCAAGAATCGACGTCGTGGAATCTGGTGTTTGCCGGAATTACGCTCGTTATTTTGCCTTCACTGCTGCTACTTGTATTCGGGCTGAAGCAGCTGGTGCGGGGCATGGCGGCGGGAGCGCTGAAGGGCTAG
- a CDS encoding carbohydrate ABC transporter permease, whose protein sequence is MLAYAFLAPSLLLFGVFMFYPLLRSVYLSLYSTDPAGRVASFVGPENFTGLFTSGLFLDGIRVTALFALLTVPAGMLIALVLAALTHNLLRGQRLFQFAFSLPMVLSVGSAAVIWKFLFHPSLGMLNYGLELAGFAPVPWLTSPKWALLSVSLMTVWMNLGFNYIVISSGMQGIPDDMYESAKIDGAGPVAMFRKITIPLLSPTLFFVLVVSIISAFQSFGQINILTQGGPMDSTNVFVYSIYREAFVNFRFGTGSAQALLLFLVIMLLTLIQFKWVERKVHYQ, encoded by the coding sequence ATGCTTGCGTATGCTTTTCTCGCACCTTCTCTGCTGCTGTTCGGAGTATTCATGTTCTATCCTCTGCTGCGGTCGGTTTACCTCAGTCTGTACAGCACGGACCCGGCTGGAAGAGTGGCCTCATTTGTGGGACCCGAGAATTTTACGGGATTGTTTACCTCCGGGCTGTTCTTGGATGGCATTCGAGTCACTGCGCTGTTCGCACTCCTTACGGTTCCGGCAGGGATGCTGATCGCTCTCGTGCTTGCGGCTCTTACTCATAATCTTCTGAGGGGCCAACGGCTGTTTCAATTCGCATTTTCGCTTCCGATGGTGCTTTCCGTCGGTTCCGCGGCCGTCATCTGGAAGTTTCTGTTTCATCCGTCGCTTGGCATGCTGAACTACGGTCTGGAGCTGGCCGGTTTTGCACCGGTTCCTTGGCTGACCAGCCCGAAGTGGGCGCTGCTCTCCGTCTCGCTCATGACCGTCTGGATGAATCTTGGCTTCAATTACATTGTTATCTCAAGCGGAATGCAGGGCATTCCGGATGACATGTATGAGAGCGCCAAGATCGATGGTGCGGGTCCGGTGGCGATGTTCCGCAAGATTACGATTCCGCTTCTGTCTCCGACTCTGTTCTTCGTTCTGGTCGTATCAATCATAAGCGCCTTTCAATCATTCGGACAGATTAATATTTTGACTCAGGGCGGTCCGATGGACAGTACCAACGTCTTTGTCTATTCCATCTACCGGGAGGCCTTCGTTAATTTCCGGTTCGGAACCGGCAGCGCGCAGGCGCTGTTACTGTTTCTTGTCATCATGCTCCTTACCTTGATTCAATTCAAATGGGTGGAAAGGAAGGTGCACTATCAATGA
- a CDS encoding 1-phosphofructokinase family hexose kinase codes for MIVTLTVNPSVDASTGIHQVVPDHKLRCREATYKPGGGGVNVSRAIHRLGGEALALYTSGGLHGQLIHQMLEQEGVGHQSIPIQGQTRENLIVLEESTGQQFRFDMPGPTFNEEDRQRCLDQLNKLAAKPDYLVLSGSLPPGCPADFYARIIKSVKDWNCRVIVDTSGEALQLAADAGVYLLKPNARELEELTGMTLTSDEELKAAATRLIAEGRTEAVIVSLGAKGAFMISKEGTEHISAPKVPVASVVGAGDSLVAGVVYRLEQGGSLAEAVRFGIAAGAAAVMNPERELCKREDTERLFKSMTQD; via the coding sequence ATGATTGTTACTTTGACGGTTAACCCGAGCGTAGACGCCAGCACCGGAATCCATCAGGTCGTTCCCGACCATAAACTCCGCTGCCGTGAAGCGACGTATAAACCCGGAGGCGGCGGAGTTAACGTCTCCAGAGCAATCCACAGATTGGGCGGAGAGGCTCTGGCTCTGTATACGTCGGGAGGACTGCACGGACAGCTTATTCATCAAATGCTAGAACAAGAAGGCGTCGGCCATCAGTCGATTCCGATTCAAGGACAAACGAGGGAGAATTTAATTGTTCTGGAAGAGTCGACCGGGCAGCAGTTTCGGTTCGATATGCCGGGTCCGACATTCAATGAGGAAGACCGGCAGCGGTGTCTCGATCAATTAAATAAGTTAGCGGCCAAACCGGATTATCTTGTCCTGAGCGGCAGTCTGCCCCCCGGATGTCCGGCAGATTTCTATGCCCGGATCATCAAGTCCGTTAAGGATTGGAATTGCCGGGTAATCGTAGATACATCTGGAGAAGCTCTTCAACTGGCAGCCGATGCGGGCGTGTATCTACTAAAGCCCAATGCGCGCGAGCTTGAAGAATTGACCGGAATGACGTTAACAAGTGACGAGGAATTGAAGGCGGCGGCGACGAGGCTCATCGCGGAAGGCCGGACCGAAGCGGTCATCGTCTCGCTGGGAGCAAAAGGGGCTTTTATGATTTCCAAAGAAGGAACCGAGCATATTTCCGCTCCCAAGGTTCCCGTTGCCAGCGTTGTGGGCGCGGGCGACAGTCTTGTAGCCGGAGTCGTCTACCGGTTGGAGCAGGGAGGATCTTTGGCGGAAGCCGTCCGCTTCGGAATCGCCGCCGGAGCGGCTGCCGTCATGAATCCCGAGAGGGAGCTGTGCAAACGGGAGGATACCGAAAGGCTGTTTAAGAGTATGACGCAGGATTAG